The following coding sequences are from one Paenibacillus tundrae window:
- a CDS encoding NAD(P)/FAD-dependent oxidoreductase codes for MKTLTCVVIGAGYAGIHTVKEIRKRFKDQVNKHPLRLVLIDGNAFHLRKVLMFRPAVTNEDIRIPLTKLFPDEVELVQAMVLNINAVEKKLVYVNDVGAEHEMNYDMLVVTVGSVIRQPDSDQGGIALTSLESAQKIRSAWLSNLQQAASESNARERERLMHIAIVGAGISGVETAAELAYYARRDGERLGLDPQAIRIELYNAHDRLFLDGPAKVGMKLERLLQDIGINTLHNKRIIKEEDGVIWLSDGEKRSVGLCIWTLGLLPNPMIQTIGLPVISDGHVRVDVSYRVSDMPGVYSIGDCAKIVDPLNGHVDGKTCKEAIPQAARLAKIMLADLEGRQAPVHESYMNLYSIGLGPGKGLTWVNKWGIDFVITGKLSWKIKEYTWDAASMLTT; via the coding sequence ATGAAAACATTAACGTGCGTTGTCATTGGCGCTGGGTATGCGGGAATTCATACAGTAAAAGAAATCCGTAAACGGTTTAAGGATCAGGTAAATAAGCATCCGCTCCGACTGGTTCTGATTGACGGAAACGCTTTCCATCTGCGTAAAGTGTTAATGTTTAGACCTGCCGTTACAAATGAAGACATACGGATTCCGCTAACCAAGTTGTTTCCGGACGAGGTTGAACTCGTGCAGGCCATGGTCCTCAATATCAATGCGGTAGAGAAAAAGCTGGTATATGTGAATGATGTGGGAGCAGAACATGAGATGAATTACGATATGCTCGTTGTAACAGTGGGCAGTGTGATTCGGCAGCCCGATTCCGATCAGGGTGGAATTGCACTCACCTCACTGGAAAGCGCGCAAAAGATTCGGAGCGCATGGCTTTCTAATCTTCAACAAGCCGCTTCTGAATCTAATGCAAGAGAACGTGAGCGATTAATGCACATTGCAATTGTGGGAGCTGGCATAAGTGGAGTAGAGACTGCTGCAGAGCTAGCTTATTATGCCCGTAGGGATGGGGAGCGGCTAGGACTTGACCCGCAAGCCATCCGAATTGAGCTATACAATGCACATGATCGCCTTTTTCTAGACGGCCCTGCCAAAGTAGGCATGAAACTAGAACGACTTCTCCAAGACATTGGTATAAACACGCTGCATAATAAACGGATCATCAAGGAAGAAGATGGAGTAATATGGTTGTCAGACGGTGAAAAGCGGAGTGTAGGGCTGTGTATCTGGACGCTTGGACTACTGCCTAATCCGATGATTCAGACGATCGGCTTGCCAGTAATATCTGATGGGCATGTGCGTGTTGATGTCAGCTACAGAGTGTCGGATATGCCTGGAGTCTATAGTATTGGCGACTGCGCCAAAATTGTAGACCCGCTTAATGGGCATGTCGATGGCAAGACGTGCAAGGAAGCGATTCCCCAGGCTGCTCGCCTTGCCAAGATTATGCTTGCAGACCTCGAAGGTCGCCAAGCACCGGTTCATGAGAGTTATATGAATTTGTATAGCATCGGACTAGGTCCGGGCAAAGGGTTAACCTGGGTAAACAAATGGGGGATTGATTTTGTCATCACTGGTAAACTGAGTTGGAAAATTAAGGAGTACACATGGGATGCAGCAAGTATGTTGACGACATGA
- a CDS encoding aryl-sulfate sulfotransferase: MGHSTIYPTGATVFQPEKAWSGYTIFQAGDEGVVLIDMNGREVRLWKGLIGFPAKLFPGGYVLGSTGRRDPKFGIQDNLDLVQVDWDGNIVWRYDGYEHIEDPGYEPLWYARQHHDYQREGNPVGYYAPGLVPKIGSGTTLILSHKNVNNPNISDKPLLDDTILEVDWQGNIIWEWAANEHFEELGFDEAARNVLFRDPNSRSFGHLGGGVGDWLHINSASYVGPNRFYDAGDERFHPDNIIWDAREANIIAITDKRTGNIVWQLGPDYSRPEVKHIGWIIGQHHAHIIPKGLPGEGNLLVFDNGGWAGYGLPNPASPIGLKSAVRDHSRVLEIDPVTLEIIWQYTPAEAGFSVPTDSYKFYSPYISSAQRLANGNTLITEGSNGRLFEVTREHELVWEYISPYWNGRNTNMVYRSYRVPYSWVPQLDRPEETAIEPISVENYRVPGAASKGAESVVSVIATLPFVEEAACVTTSHDLKSDKGDHTNE, translated from the coding sequence ATGGGACACTCAACAATTTACCCGACAGGGGCAACGGTATTTCAACCAGAAAAAGCATGGAGTGGGTATACGATCTTTCAGGCAGGGGATGAAGGTGTTGTTCTGATCGACATGAACGGCAGAGAAGTGCGTCTGTGGAAAGGATTGATCGGTTTTCCGGCCAAATTATTTCCGGGTGGCTACGTGCTTGGAAGCACTGGACGCAGAGATCCCAAGTTTGGTATTCAGGATAATCTCGATTTGGTTCAGGTGGATTGGGACGGTAACATCGTCTGGAGATACGACGGATATGAACACATTGAGGACCCTGGTTATGAGCCGCTCTGGTATGCAAGACAGCATCATGACTATCAGCGGGAAGGTAATCCAGTGGGGTATTATGCACCAGGGTTGGTACCGAAGATCGGTAGTGGTACCACACTCATTCTGTCTCACAAAAACGTCAATAATCCGAACATATCGGATAAGCCGTTGTTAGATGATACGATCCTCGAAGTGGATTGGCAGGGCAATATCATATGGGAATGGGCGGCGAACGAGCATTTTGAGGAACTAGGGTTCGACGAAGCGGCACGCAATGTGTTATTCCGTGATCCCAACTCTCGGTCCTTTGGTCATCTGGGAGGGGGCGTGGGAGACTGGCTGCATATCAACTCTGCTTCGTATGTCGGGCCAAACCGCTTTTATGATGCCGGGGACGAACGTTTCCATCCGGACAACATTATCTGGGATGCACGCGAAGCCAATATTATTGCAATTACAGACAAACGCACAGGTAACATCGTCTGGCAGCTCGGGCCAGATTACTCCCGACCAGAAGTGAAGCATATTGGATGGATTATCGGTCAGCACCATGCCCATATTATCCCGAAAGGACTGCCTGGTGAAGGTAACCTGCTGGTGTTCGACAACGGCGGATGGGCTGGATATGGTCTGCCGAACCCGGCTTCTCCGATTGGGCTGAAATCAGCGGTGCGTGATCATTCCCGGGTATTGGAGATTGATCCGGTCACGTTGGAGATCATCTGGCAGTATACACCGGCAGAAGCAGGCTTTTCGGTACCGACGGATTCATACAAATTCTATAGTCCATATATTAGCTCGGCTCAACGGCTTGCGAACGGTAACACACTTATCACGGAAGGGTCGAACGGACGTCTGTTCGAGGTCACGCGCGAGCATGAACTAGTTTGGGAATACATCTCGCCGTATTGGAATGGTCGTAATACCAACATGGTGTATCGTTCTTACCGTGTTCCTTATAGCTGGGTGCCCCAGTTAGACAGACCGGAAGAAACGGCGATTGAGCCGATCAGTGTCGAGAACTATCGTGTCCCAGGAGCTGCTTCAAAAGGGGCTGAATCGGTCGTGAGTGTCATAGCAACACTGCCATTCGTCGAAGAAGCTGCCTGCGTGACGACCTCACATGATTTGAAGTCCGATAAAGGCGACCATACGAATGAATAG
- the nikC gene encoding nickel transporter permease, translated as MAKLSTNTGASVDVATKSTSGPWREAWRTFRKNRLALAGLVIIVFFILIAFIAPYISPYDYKEQVLTDRLQAPSAEHWFGTDDLGRDVFSRVLHGARISLWVGFFSVIGSIIAGALLGLIAGFYGKWVDMLISRLFDILLAFPGILLAIAIVAILGPSLQNALLAIAIVNIPTYGRLVRSRVLSLRQEEFITSARTLGAGNARILFRHILPNSLTPLIVQGTLGIGTAIIEAAALGFLGMGAQPPDPEWGKMLSDSRQFIQKAPWTLIFPGLSIMLTVLGFNLLGDGLRDTLDPKMAKK; from the coding sequence ATGGCCAAATTATCGACGAATACGGGCGCTTCCGTGGATGTTGCAACCAAATCGACTTCAGGCCCATGGCGGGAGGCTTGGAGAACGTTTCGTAAAAATCGGCTAGCGCTTGCCGGGCTGGTCATCATTGTATTTTTCATCCTAATCGCCTTCATTGCACCTTATATTTCACCTTATGACTACAAAGAGCAGGTTCTTACAGATCGACTGCAAGCACCATCGGCAGAGCATTGGTTTGGCACGGATGATCTCGGACGGGATGTGTTCTCCCGCGTGTTGCATGGGGCGAGAATTTCACTATGGGTCGGCTTCTTCTCCGTCATCGGTTCGATTATTGCTGGTGCGTTGTTAGGGCTGATTGCAGGATTTTATGGCAAATGGGTGGATATGCTTATCTCACGTCTGTTTGATATCTTGCTTGCTTTTCCAGGCATTCTCCTCGCGATTGCGATTGTCGCTATTCTGGGACCGTCTCTGCAAAATGCCCTGCTCGCCATTGCGATCGTCAACATTCCGACCTATGGCAGACTGGTGCGGTCGAGGGTACTTAGCTTGAGGCAGGAGGAGTTTATTACGTCAGCACGTACGCTTGGGGCGGGTAATGCACGAATTCTGTTTCGGCATATCTTGCCGAATAGTCTTACACCTCTGATTGTGCAAGGCACGCTGGGCATTGGTACCGCGATTATTGAAGCGGCTGCACTCGGATTCTTAGGAATGGGTGCACAGCCACCTGATCCAGAATGGGGCAAAATGCTGTCGGATTCTCGCCAGTTCATCCAAAAAGCACCTTGGACACTCATTTTCCCGGGTCTTTCCATTATGCTCACGGTGCTCGGTTTTAACCTGCTGGGGGATGGACTGCGAGACACGCTTGACCCAAAGATGGCGAAAAAGTAG
- a CDS encoding ABC transporter permease, whose product MKWLERKWITVPILWLVVIGIWQIGALIYGSDVVPGPWATLLGAKELIADGTLVQYIGISFQRVLIGWVLGSLIAIPIGLLIGQVHIIRVFAEPFLNFIRFIPPIAFITLFLVWFGIGEQSKIALIMYATFFIVILNTLTGVLAVEEDKIRSARSMGASEWQILLYVVVPATTPYIFTGVRLAMGTSYMAIIGAEMIASNEGVGYLIWNSRLFFRTDWIFVGLICLGFMGFTTDRVFNWFGRKVLGRYGISNAPAWKR is encoded by the coding sequence ATGAAATGGTTGGAACGTAAATGGATCACAGTTCCGATATTATGGTTAGTGGTTATCGGTATTTGGCAGATAGGCGCGTTGATCTACGGATCGGATGTTGTTCCAGGGCCATGGGCCACCTTGCTGGGAGCCAAGGAGTTGATTGCTGATGGCACATTGGTGCAGTATATTGGTATCAGCTTTCAGCGCGTGCTCATTGGATGGGTACTCGGCAGCCTGATTGCTATTCCGATTGGTCTGTTGATCGGTCAGGTACATATCATCCGTGTGTTTGCAGAGCCGTTCCTGAATTTTATCCGCTTCATTCCACCAATCGCGTTCATTACGTTGTTTCTGGTCTGGTTCGGAATCGGAGAACAGTCGAAGATTGCCCTGATTATGTACGCGACCTTTTTTATTGTAATTCTTAATACATTAACTGGTGTGCTTGCAGTGGAGGAAGATAAAATACGTTCAGCCCGCAGTATGGGAGCAAGCGAGTGGCAGATATTGCTGTACGTGGTTGTGCCAGCAACGACGCCGTACATTTTTACCGGAGTAAGGCTGGCTATGGGGACATCTTACATGGCAATCATCGGAGCGGAAATGATAGCTTCCAATGAAGGTGTCGGTTACTTAATTTGGAATTCGCGCTTATTCTTCCGCACAGACTGGATATTTGTTGGCTTAATATGCCTGGGGTTCATGGGATTTACTACCGACAGAGTGTTCAACTGGTTTGGGCGCAAGGTGTTAGGTAGGTACGGTATATCCAATGCACCAGCGTGGAAAAGGTAA
- a CDS encoding ABC transporter substrate-binding protein — MKRSLIHSSIILMVTTMLILSGCASGEEGGAQTGNVSAEGKKVKIRIADTASNPTFRVGIEKGFFAEQGIDAESMIFGTPAEGVNALFINQIDIAYGADFPVLNALSKGDYSVIASAGQATDYAAASWKLYVSNDIQAAADLKGKKVSFLRGTFIPYLWDEYLKENGVALQDVTQVGQGSFDETYIALKQGDLDAAWVVGSALTDKFDALDNVHQLSDMSKTSVRLGMGLVASDAFISENPEIIGGFLKALNQASEYAQAHPEEVADLQYKLTKQPKEATLKDIPINPWVVGFTQAAFDSLAKQKQYMVDNGIIQQDFDLASKLKLEPLSKVLPDQVTFDK; from the coding sequence GTGAAAAGATCATTGATCCATTCATCCATAATACTTATGGTTACGACTATGCTTATACTTTCCGGTTGTGCATCGGGAGAAGAGGGCGGGGCGCAGACCGGAAATGTTAGTGCCGAAGGGAAAAAAGTGAAAATCAGGATTGCGGATACGGCAAGCAATCCGACGTTTCGTGTCGGTATCGAGAAAGGATTCTTTGCGGAACAGGGTATTGACGCTGAGAGTATGATTTTCGGTACGCCTGCCGAAGGTGTGAACGCCTTGTTCATTAATCAGATCGATATTGCCTATGGTGCGGACTTCCCTGTATTAAACGCTCTCTCCAAAGGTGACTATTCCGTCATCGCTTCGGCCGGGCAAGCAACGGATTATGCGGCTGCGTCTTGGAAATTGTACGTGAGTAACGACATTCAAGCCGCTGCCGATCTAAAAGGAAAAAAAGTGAGCTTTTTGAGAGGGACCTTCATTCCCTATTTATGGGATGAGTATCTGAAGGAGAACGGAGTGGCACTGCAGGATGTAACGCAGGTGGGTCAGGGTTCTTTTGACGAGACATATATCGCACTGAAGCAAGGTGATCTAGATGCTGCCTGGGTTGTTGGCTCAGCATTGACCGACAAATTCGATGCGCTGGACAACGTGCATCAGCTATCGGATATGTCGAAAACCTCAGTGCGACTTGGCATGGGACTTGTTGCGAGTGATGCGTTCATTTCAGAGAATCCTGAAATAATTGGCGGGTTCCTAAAGGCACTCAATCAAGCTTCAGAGTATGCGCAGGCTCACCCAGAAGAAGTGGCTGACTTGCAGTACAAGTTAACGAAGCAGCCAAAAGAAGCGACTTTGAAGGATATCCCGATCAACCCTTGGGTTGTTGGTTTCACTCAAGCGGCCTTTGATAGCCTTGCCAAGCAAAAGCAATATATGGTCGATAATGGAATCATTCAGCAGGATTTTGATCTTGCAAGTAAATTGAAGTTGGAGCCGTTAAGCAAGGTGCTACCGGATCAGGTCACTTTTGATAAGTAG
- a CDS encoding MarR family winged helix-turn-helix transcriptional regulator, which produces MDKGTWEQLTIVDDLYRKMVRRFVKERDRVSVEGVTLPAMLILQKIIRDGEQRLGDLAEQMDFTSGAITALSDKLESAGYTVRRRKEDDRRTVLLDITAKGREMVARNNNIGDRCITLLFQGFTVEELEQQSRFYERIFANLEGFSETLLGLAEQNAEAPSPVDQEQKPARNSEKNYLSY; this is translated from the coding sequence ATGGATAAAGGAACATGGGAGCAACTAACGATCGTAGATGACCTATACCGCAAAATGGTACGTAGATTTGTGAAAGAGCGGGATCGCGTTAGCGTGGAGGGTGTGACGTTACCTGCCATGCTCATTCTACAAAAGATCATTCGCGATGGTGAGCAGCGACTTGGCGATCTGGCAGAACAGATGGATTTTACCTCAGGTGCAATCACAGCGCTGAGTGACAAGCTGGAAAGCGCCGGATATACGGTACGCCGTCGTAAGGAGGATGATCGGCGCACGGTATTGTTGGATATTACCGCCAAAGGGCGGGAGATGGTAGCGCGCAACAACAACATCGGTGATCGATGTATTACGCTTCTGTTTCAAGGGTTCACGGTAGAGGAGCTGGAACAGCAGAGCCGTTTCTATGAACGGATATTTGCCAATCTGGAGGGATTCTCCGAAACATTGCTGGGGCTGGCAGAACAGAATGCGGAGGCTCCATCACCTGTGGATCAGGAACAGAAGCCTGCACGAAACAGTGAGAAAAATTATTTGAGTTATTAA
- a CDS encoding ABC transporter ATP-binding protein, with protein sequence MSTPATISAIEIEQLRKSYNDVTAGDVHYIIKDVNLIIRGGEFFVLLGPSGCGKSTLLNMIAGFISKSSGQLKVNASEIVKPGKDRAMVFQQADSSLFPWLTVRQNVEFGLRMAHVPKADRKAISDRFIAMVGLNGHESKFPKELSGGMKQRVQLARVLANDPAILLMDEPFGALDAMTRRTMQKELVNIWRETNKTVIFVTHDIQEALLLGERIGIMSVGPSSNIMDIYDVHLPYPRNIASEELGALYEQIGSHFEK encoded by the coding sequence ATGTCAACACCTGCAACGATATCGGCTATTGAGATCGAACAGCTTCGTAAAAGCTATAACGATGTGACGGCTGGAGATGTTCATTACATTATCAAAGATGTGAATTTGATCATTAGGGGAGGAGAATTCTTTGTCCTGCTGGGGCCAAGCGGATGCGGCAAATCAACGTTGCTTAACATGATAGCAGGTTTTATTTCCAAATCAAGCGGACAATTGAAAGTCAATGCGAGTGAAATCGTGAAACCGGGTAAAGACCGAGCTATGGTGTTTCAACAGGCAGATTCTTCACTGTTTCCATGGTTAACTGTGAGGCAGAATGTGGAGTTCGGGCTGCGTATGGCACATGTACCTAAGGCTGATCGGAAGGCGATCTCAGATCGGTTTATCGCGATGGTTGGTTTGAATGGTCACGAATCCAAATTCCCGAAGGAACTTTCAGGCGGCATGAAGCAACGTGTTCAGCTTGCACGGGTCCTTGCCAACGATCCGGCCATCCTGTTAATGGATGAACCATTTGGAGCGCTCGACGCGATGACACGCAGGACGATGCAGAAGGAATTGGTCAATATCTGGCGTGAGACGAACAAAACGGTTATTTTTGTGACCCATGACATTCAGGAAGCGTTGCTGCTTGGTGAGCGAATTGGCATCATGTCGGTGGGGCCGTCCTCCAACATTATGGACATTTATGACGTACATTTGCCTTACCCGCGCAATATCGCCTCCGAGGAACTAGGAGCCCTGTACGAGCAGATTGGCAGCCATTTTGAGAAATAG
- the sigJ gene encoding RNA polymerase sigma factor SigJ: MEELYGRYKKLLLTLAYQMTGTWTDAEDVVQDVFLKVCDVNPAGLTEEPKAYLCKMVVNRCRDLYKSARRRRERYVGEWLPEPIPTSMVDPLDLIIRDELLSYAVLVMLEKLSPAERAVYVLREALGIEYGDIAEIIGKSEINCRKMFSRAKGKMGLSEGEPDMIKTDREVWIRQFIAAFEQDDAERVISMLASDVVLISDGGGKALAAVRPIAERDSVFKFLYGIFHKSFQHEDGLQIEVREINGQTGVVIRLGERVDTVALIHIIERSIRNIYLIRNPDKLRFFHHI, encoded by the coding sequence ATGGAGGAACTATACGGTAGGTATAAAAAGTTATTGCTTACACTGGCTTACCAGATGACGGGTACGTGGACCGATGCGGAAGATGTCGTGCAGGACGTATTTCTTAAAGTATGCGATGTAAATCCGGCTGGTCTGACCGAGGAACCGAAGGCGTATTTGTGTAAAATGGTCGTTAATCGATGCCGAGATTTGTATAAATCGGCTCGCAGGAGACGGGAACGTTATGTAGGAGAGTGGCTCCCTGAACCCATTCCGACTTCAATGGTAGATCCGCTTGATTTAATAATCCGTGATGAATTGCTGTCCTATGCCGTCCTGGTCATGCTAGAGAAGTTGTCTCCGGCAGAACGCGCGGTGTATGTATTGCGTGAGGCTCTTGGTATTGAGTATGGCGATATAGCCGAGATCATTGGTAAAAGCGAGATCAATTGCCGAAAGATGTTCAGCCGTGCAAAGGGGAAAATGGGGCTGAGTGAAGGGGAACCAGATATGATCAAGACGGATAGAGAAGTGTGGATTCGCCAATTTATAGCCGCGTTTGAGCAGGACGACGCAGAGCGAGTTATTTCCATGTTAGCGAGCGATGTCGTTCTCATATCCGATGGGGGAGGGAAAGCACTCGCTGCCGTTCGGCCGATTGCAGAACGCGATTCTGTTTTCAAATTTCTGTATGGTATTTTCCATAAATCATTTCAACATGAAGATGGACTACAGATAGAGGTGAGAGAGATCAACGGCCAGACAGGAGTTGTTATCCGTTTGGGAGAGCGTGTCGATACCGTTGCGCTGATTCATATCATAGAACGTTCTATTCGCAACATTTATCTTATTCGAAATCCAGATAAACTTCGATTTTTTCATCATATCTGA
- the htpG gene encoding molecular chaperone HtpG, with protein MAKKEFQAESKRLLDMMINSIYTQREIFLRELISNSSDAIDKIYYKALTDDSLVFNKEDYYIKLTIDKENRTLTLTDTGIGMTQEELENNLGVIAKSGSLAFKKENEAKDGHNIIGQFGVGFYSAFMVADKLTVTSKTLGSDEAWRWESEGADGYTITPAEKDSVGTEIVLTIKQNTEEDSYDEFLEEYRLRSIIKKYSDFIRYPIKMDVTGQRPKEGTENEFEEYQEEQTVNSMVPIWRKNKSELTEEDYTNFYMEKRYGFDKPLKHLHISADGAVVYNAILFIPENTPFDYYTKEYEKGLELYSNGVLIMDKCGDLLPDYFGFVKGMVDSEDLSLNISREMLQHDRQLSLIAKNIKNKIKSQLQSLLKDERENYEKFYQAFGRQLKYGVYSDYGVNKDTLQDLLLFSSSKEKKLVSLDEYVSRMPEDQKYIYYASGESIERIEKLPQIEGVLDKGYEVLYFTDDIDEFAIKMITNYKEKEFKSISSGDLGIEDSADKEETEAQDNENKELFEAMQTQLAGKVKAVKASKRLRSHPVCLSTEGELTIEMEKILKAMPNSENVQADKVLEINVNHDVFQSLKDAFAQDKEKLSLYTSLLYHQALLIEGLPIQDPVEFTNDICKVMV; from the coding sequence ATGGCTAAGAAAGAATTCCAAGCAGAATCCAAGCGTTTGCTAGATATGATGATCAACTCCATTTACACGCAAAGAGAAATCTTTTTGAGAGAGCTGATCTCCAACTCCAGTGACGCGATTGACAAAATATATTACAAAGCCCTCACCGATGACTCACTTGTGTTCAACAAAGAGGACTACTACATTAAACTGACGATCGACAAAGAAAATCGCACGCTCACCCTGACCGATACCGGTATTGGTATGACTCAGGAAGAGCTGGAGAACAACCTCGGAGTTATCGCGAAGAGTGGTTCCCTTGCGTTCAAGAAGGAAAATGAAGCAAAAGATGGACATAACATCATCGGACAATTCGGGGTTGGTTTCTACTCCGCGTTTATGGTGGCTGACAAGCTGACCGTGACGAGTAAAACGCTGGGCAGTGATGAAGCATGGAGATGGGAATCCGAAGGTGCGGATGGATATACGATCACGCCAGCAGAGAAGGATTCTGTAGGAACTGAGATCGTTCTGACGATCAAGCAAAATACCGAAGAAGATTCATATGACGAATTCTTGGAAGAGTACCGCCTGAGATCCATCATCAAGAAATACTCTGACTTCATTCGTTACCCAATCAAGATGGATGTGACAGGACAACGTCCGAAGGAAGGTACAGAGAACGAGTTCGAGGAATACCAAGAAGAACAAACCGTTAACAGCATGGTACCGATCTGGCGTAAAAATAAAAGCGAGCTGACCGAAGAAGATTACACGAACTTCTATATGGAGAAGCGCTACGGTTTTGACAAACCGCTGAAGCACCTGCACATTAGCGCGGATGGCGCAGTGGTATACAATGCAATCTTGTTTATCCCAGAGAATACACCGTTTGATTATTACACCAAAGAGTATGAAAAAGGTCTTGAGCTCTACTCCAACGGCGTATTGATCATGGACAAGTGTGGCGACTTGCTGCCGGATTACTTCGGTTTTGTTAAAGGTATGGTGGATTCCGAGGATCTATCTCTGAATATCTCCCGTGAGATGCTGCAGCATGACCGTCAACTCAGCCTGATTGCGAAGAACATTAAGAACAAGATCAAGAGCCAACTGCAGAGCTTGCTCAAGGACGAGCGTGAAAATTACGAGAAGTTCTACCAAGCATTTGGACGTCAGTTGAAATATGGCGTATATAGCGACTATGGTGTGAACAAAGATACGTTGCAGGATCTGCTGCTGTTCTCTTCTTCCAAAGAGAAGAAGCTGGTAAGCTTGGATGAGTACGTCTCCAGAATGCCGGAAGATCAGAAGTATATCTACTATGCATCTGGTGAATCAATCGAACGGATCGAGAAGCTGCCACAGATCGAGGGTGTACTCGACAAAGGCTATGAAGTGCTCTACTTCACGGACGATATCGACGAATTTGCGATCAAGATGATCACGAACTATAAGGAAAAAGAATTCAAATCCATCTCCAGCGGTGACCTTGGCATCGAAGACAGTGCGGACAAAGAAGAAACGGAAGCACAGGACAACGAAAACAAAGAGTTGTTTGAAGCGATGCAAACACAGCTCGCAGGCAAAGTAAAAGCGGTTAAAGCTTCGAAACGTCTGAGAAGCCACCCGGTATGTCTGTCCACTGAGGGCGAGCTAACCATTGAGATGGAGAAAATTTTGAAAGCTATGCCTAATAGTGAAAATGTACAGGCAGATAAAGTGCTGGAGATCAACGTGAACCACGATGTCTTCCAATCGTTGAAAGATGCATTTGCACAAGACAAAGAAAAATTGAGCTTGTACACAAGCCTGTTGTATCACCAAGCCTTGCTGATTGAAGGGTTGCCGATTCAAGATCCAGTTGAATTCACAAACGATATTTGTAAAGTGATGGTGTAA